Proteins from one Escherichia coli genomic window:
- the ydcK gene encoding YdcK family protein, producing MRKYRLSEEQRAFSYQDDGTKKSVLLRQIIAMSDFNDVIAGTAGGWIDRETVLAQEGNCWIYDQNAIAFGGTVISGNTRITGTSVLWGEVYATDNVWIDNSEVSQGAYISDSVTIRDSLVCGQCRIFGHALIDQHSMLVAAQGLTSDHQLLLQIYDRARVSASRIVHQAQIYGDAVVRYAFIEHRAEVFDFASIEGNEENNVWLCDCAKVYGHAQVKAGIEEDAIPTIHYSSQVAEYAIVEGNCVLKHHVLIGGKAVVRGGPILLDEHVVIQGESRITGAVIIENHVELTDHAVVEAFDGDTVHVRGPKVINGEERITRTPLAGLL from the coding sequence ATGCGCAAATATCGTCTAAGTGAAGAACAGCGAGCCTTTAGTTATCAGGATGATGGCACTAAAAAAAGTGTGTTATTACGGCAAATTATCGCCATGAGCGATTTTAACGATGTGATAGCAGGAACCGCTGGCGGCTGGATCGATCGCGAAACGGTGTTAGCACAGGAAGGAAATTGCTGGATTTACGACCAGAATGCTATTGCGTTCGGCGGAACGGTGATTTCCGGTAATACGCGTATCACCGGCACCAGCGTCCTTTGGGGAGAGGTTTACGCAACGGATAACGTCTGGATCGATAATAGTGAAGTCAGTCAGGGTGCATACATAAGTGACAGTGTCACCATTCGTGACTCATTAGTTTGCGGTCAATGTAGAATATTTGGTCACGCCTTAATTGATCAACATTCTATGCTCGTCGCCGCGCAAGGCTTAACCTCCGACCATCAACTCCTGCTACAAATTTATGATCGCGCAAGGGTTAGCGCCTCGCGTATTGTCCACCAGGCACAAATTTATGGCGATGCCGTCGTCCGGTATGCTTTTATTGAACATCGCGCCGAAGTTTTTGATTTTGCCAGTATTGAAGGTAATGAAGAGAACAACGTCTGGCTATGCGATTGCGCTAAAGTCTACGGTCACGCGCAGGTGAAAGCTGGCATAGAAGAAGATGCCATTCCGACAATTCATTACAGTTCGCAGGTAGCGGAATATGCCATTGTGGAAGGTAATTGTGTGTTAAAACATCATGTCTTGATTGGCGGAAAGGCAGTGGTACGTGGCGGACCGATTCTGCTCGACGAGCACGTTGTAATACAAGGTGAGAGCCGTATTACAGGTGCGGTGATAATTGAAAACCATGTGGAGTTGACCGACCACGCCGTCGTTGAAGCCTTTGATGGCGACACGGTTCATGTCCGTGGTCCAAAAGTCATTAACGGCGAAGAGCGCATTACGCGAACGCCGCTGGCAGGGTTATTGTGA
- the rimL gene encoding 50S ribosomal protein L7/L12-serine acetyltransferase codes for MAETIKVSESLELHAVAESHVTPLYQLICKNRTWLQQSLNWPQFVQSEEDTRKTVQGNVMLHQRGYAKMFMIFKEDQLIGVISFNRIEPLNKTAEIGYWLDESHQGQGIISQALQALIHHYAQSGELRRFVIKCRVDNAQSNQVALRNGFILEGCLKQAEFLNDAYDDVNLYARIIDSQ; via the coding sequence ATGGCTGAAACGATAAAAGTAAGTGAATCACTTGAATTACATGCTGTTGCAGAAAGTCATGTCACACCTCTTTATCAGTTAATCTGTAAAAATAGAACCTGGTTACAGCAGTCGCTAAACTGGCCGCAGTTTGTTCAAAGTGAAGAGGACACGCGAAAAACGGTGCAGGGCAATGTAATGTTGCATCAACGCGGCTATGCCAAAATGTTCATGATTTTCAAAGAAGATCAACTTATCGGCGTTATCTCGTTTAATCGTATTGAACCACTGAATAAAACCGCTGAAATCGGCTACTGGCTGGACGAATCTCATCAGGGGCAGGGGATCATTTCTCAGGCGCTGCAGGCATTGATTCATCATTACGCTCAGTCTGGTGAACTTAGACGCTTCGTGATCAAATGTCGGGTGGATAATGCGCAAAGCAACCAGGTCGCTTTGCGCAATGGTTTTATCCTTGAAGGTTGCCTGAAACAGGCTGAGTTTCTGAATGATGCCTATGATGATGTGAACTTATACGCGCGTATTATCGATTCACAATAA
- the ydcL gene encoding DUF3313 domain-containing protein, with protein sequence MRTTSIAKVAALCGLLALSGCASKITQPDKYSGFLNNYSDLKETTSATGKPVLRWVDPSFDQSKYDSIVWNPITYYPVPKPSTQVGQKVLDKILSYTNTEMKEAIAQRKPLVTTAGPRSLIFRGAITGVDTSKEGLQFYEVVPVALVVAGTQMATGHRTMDTRLYFEGELIDAATNKPVIKVVRQGEGKDLNNESTPMAFENIKQVIDDMATDATMFDVNKK encoded by the coding sequence ATGCGTACCACATCAATTGCGAAAGTTGCAGCTTTATGCGGCTTGTTGGCTCTGTCTGGTTGTGCCTCTAAAATCACCCAGCCAGATAAATATTCTGGTTTTTTAAACAATTACTCTGATTTAAAAGAAACAACCTCAGCAACAGGTAAACCTGTTTTACGTTGGGTAGACCCGAGTTTTGATCAAAGTAAATATGACAGCATCGTCTGGAACCCAATCACTTATTATCCGGTACCGAAACCATCTACCCAGGTAGGGCAGAAAGTTCTGGATAAAATTTTGAGTTATACCAACACCGAAATGAAAGAAGCGATTGCGCAGCGTAAACCACTGGTTACCACCGCTGGGCCGCGTAGTCTGATTTTCCGTGGGGCCATTACCGGTGTAGATACCAGCAAAGAAGGGCTGCAATTCTATGAAGTGGTTCCTGTCGCATTAGTGGTCGCGGGGACGCAAATGGCGACGGGCCACCGTACCATGGATACTCGCCTGTATTTTGAAGGTGAGCTGATTGATGCAGCTACTAATAAACCGGTTATCAAAGTCGTTCGTCAGGGCGAAGGTAAAGACCTGAATAATGAAAGTACGCCAATGGCTTTCGAGAATATTAAGCAAGTTATTGATGACATGGCGACCGATGCCACTATGTTTGACGTTAACAAAAAGTAA
- the ydcH gene encoding YdcH family protein, whose amino-acid sequence MFPEYRDLISRLKNENPRFMSLFDKHNKLDHEIARKEGSDGRGYNAEVVRMKKQKLQLKDEMLKILQQESVKEV is encoded by the coding sequence ATGTTTCCAGAATACCGAGATTTAATATCCCGTCTGAAAAACGAAAATCCTCGCTTTATGTCCTTGTTCGATAAACACAATAAACTTGATCATGAAATTGCCAGAAAGGAAGGTTCCGACGGTCGAGGGTACAATGCGGAAGTGGTCCGCATGAAAAAACAAAAGCTACAGTTAAAAGATGAGATGCTCAAAATCCTGCAGCAGGAGAGCGTCAAAGAGGTGTAA
- the tehA gene encoding dicarboxylate transporter/tellurite-resistance protein TehA, whose translation MQSDKVLNLPAGYFGIVLGTIGMGFAWRYASQVWQVSHWLGDGLVILAMIIWGLLTSAFITRLIRFPHSVLAEVRHPVMSSFVSLFPATTMLVAIGFVPWFRPLAVCLFSFGVVVQLAYAAWQTAGLWRGSHPEEATTPGLYLPTVANNFISAMACGALGYTDAGLVFLGAGVFSWLSLEPVILQRLRSSGELPTALRTSLGIQLAPALVACSAWLSVNGGEGDTLAKMLFGYGLLQLLFMLRLMPWYLSQPFNASFWSFSFGVSALATTGLHLGSGSDNGFFHTLAVPLFIFTNFIIAILLIRTFALLMQGKLLIRTERAVLMKAEDKE comes from the coding sequence ATGCAGAGCGATAAAGTGCTCAATTTACCGGCAGGTTATTTTGGCATTGTGTTGGGGACGATAGGGATGGGATTTGCCTGGCGCTATGCCAGCCAGGTTTGGCAGGTCAGCCACTGGTTAGGGGATGGGCTGGTAATTCTGGCGATGATCATCTGGGGATTATTGACTAGCGCATTTATTACCAGACTCATACGCTTTCCGCATAGCGTGCTGGCGGAAGTGCGCCATCCAGTGATGAGCAGTTTTGTGAGTTTGTTTCCTGCAACGACGATGCTGGTAGCGATTGGTTTTGTTCCGTGGTTTCGCCCACTGGCGGTATGCCTGTTCAGTTTTGGTGTCGTGGTTCAGTTGGCTTATGCCGCCTGGCAAACTGCGGGATTATGGCGCGGATCTCATCCTGAAGAAGCTACCACGCCTGGACTGTATCTGCCGACAGTTGCCAACAACTTTATCAGCGCAATGGCCTGTGGTGCATTGGGCTACACCGACGCCGGTCTGGTGTTTTTAGGCGCAGGCGTTTTCTCATGGTTAAGCCTGGAACCGGTGATCTTGCAGCGTCTGCGCAGTTCGGGAGAATTACCCACGGCGCTGCGGACATCACTCGGCATTCAGCTCGCTCCTGCGCTGGTGGCCTGTAGTGCCTGGCTGAGCGTCAACGGCGGCGAGGGTGACACGCTGGCGAAAATGCTTTTCGGTTATGGGCTGCTGCAACTGCTGTTTATGCTACGTCTGATGCCATGGTATCTCTCCCAGCCATTTAATGCTTCATTCTGGAGTTTCTCGTTCGGCGTTTCCGCACTGGCAACCACCGGTTTGCATCTGGGGAGTGGCAGCGATAATGGATTTTTCCATACCCTGGCGGTGCCGCTGTTTATCTTTACCAATTTTATAATTGCAATACTGCTCATCCGAACTTTCGCGCTTCTGATGCAGGGGAAATTGTTAATCAGAACCGAGCGCGCCGTTTTAATGAAAGCTGAGGACAAAGAATGA
- the hglS gene encoding 2-oxoadipate dioxygenase/decarboxylase HglS translates to MANSITADEIREQFSQAMSAMYQQEVPQYGTLLELVADVNLAVLENNPQLHEKMVNADELARLNVERHGAIRVGTAQELATLRRMFAIMGMYPVSYYDLSQAGVPVHSTAFRPIDDASLARNPFRVFTSLLRLELIENEFLRQKAAEILRQRDIFTPRCRQLLEEYEQRGGFNETQAQEFVQEALETFRWHQSATVDEVTYRALHNEHRLIADVVCFPGCHINHLTPRTLDIDRVQSMMPECGIEPKILIEGPPRREVPILLRQTSFKALEETVLFAGQKQGTHTARFGEIEQRGVALTPKGRQLYDDLLRNAGTGQDNLTHQMHLQETFRTFPDSEFLMRQQGLAWFRYRLTPSGEAHRQAIHPGDDPQPLIERGWIVAQPITYEDFLPVSAAGIFQSNLGNETQARCHGNASREAFEQALGCPVLDEFQLYQEAEERSKRRCGLL, encoded by the coding sequence ATGGCGAACAGCATCACGGCGGATGAGATTCGGGAACAGTTTTCGCAGGCAATGTCAGCCATGTACCAGCAAGAAGTTCCGCAGTACGGCACGCTGCTGGAACTGGTAGCTGATGTGAATCTGGCTGTGCTGGAAAACAATCCTCAACTGCACGAAAAAATGGTAAATGCAGACGAGCTGGCGCGACTGAATGTTGAACGTCATGGGGCAATTCGCGTTGGGACTGCCCAAGAGCTTGCTACTCTTCGGCGGATGTTTGCCATTATGGGGATGTACCCGGTGAGCTATTATGATCTCTCGCAGGCGGGCGTGCCGGTACATTCCACAGCATTTCGGCCCATTGATGATGCTTCTCTGGCGCGTAATCCCTTCCGCGTTTTTACCTCATTACTCCGCCTGGAGCTTATCGAGAACGAATTTTTGCGCCAGAAAGCGGCGGAGATTCTGCGTCAGCGCGATATCTTCACCCCACGTTGTCGACAACTGTTAGAGGAGTATGAGCAGCGGGGCGGTTTTAACGAAACACAGGCACAGGAGTTTGTGCAGGAAGCCCTGGAAACGTTTCGCTGGCACCAGTCAGCAACGGTGGATGAAGTAACCTATCGCGCCTTGCACAACGAACATCGGCTGATTGCTGATGTGGTCTGTTTTCCTGGATGCCATATCAACCACCTGACGCCACGTACGCTGGATATTGACCGGGTGCAGTCGATGATGCCTGAATGCGGAATTGAACCCAAAATTCTGATCGAGGGACCGCCGCGCCGCGAGGTACCGATTTTACTACGCCAGACCAGCTTTAAAGCACTGGAAGAGACGGTGTTGTTTGCAGGGCAGAAACAGGGCACGCATACCGCGCGCTTTGGTGAAATAGAGCAGCGTGGCGTGGCATTAACGCCGAAAGGACGACAACTGTATGATGATCTACTGCGGAACGCTGGAACCGGGCAGGATAATCTCACTCACCAAATGCATTTACAGGAAACCTTCCGCACTTTTCCTGACAGTGAGTTTTTAATGCGTCAGCAAGGGTTGGCATGGTTCCGGTACCGTCTGACGCCTTCAGGTGAGGCGCATCGTCAGGCGATTCATCCCGGAGACGATCCACAGCCCTTAATTGAACGTGGTTGGATAGTGGCGCAACCCATTACCTATGAAGATTTCTTGCCCGTTAGCGCGGCGGGGATCTTCCAGTCAAATCTGGGTAATGAAACGCAGGCACGCTGTCACGGTAATGCCAGTCGCGAAGCATTTGAGCAGGCGTTGGGCTGCCCGGTTTTGGATGAGTTCCAGCTTTATCAGGAAGCGGAAGAACGCAGTAAACGTCGCTGTGGTTTGCTTTAA
- the tehB gene encoding tellurite resistance methyltransferase TehB — protein MIIRDENYFTDKYELTRTHSEVLEAVKVVKPGKTLDLGCGNGRNSLYLAANGYEVDAWDKNAMSIANVERIKSIENLDNLHTRVVDLNNLTFDGQYDFILSTVVLMFLEAKTIPGLIANMQRCTKPGGYNLIVAAMDTADYPCTVGFPFAFKEGELRRYYEGWEMVKYNEDVGELHRTDANGDRIKLRFATMLARKK, from the coding sequence ATGATCATTCGTGACGAAAACTATTTTACTGATAAGTATGAATTAACCCGCACACACTCTGAAGTACTGGAAGCGGTGAAAGTGGTTAAACCCGGTAAAACGCTGGATCTGGGCTGTGGCAATGGTCGTAACAGTCTTTACCTGGCAGCCAATGGTTATGAAGTTGACGCATGGGATAAAAATGCCATGAGTATCGCCAACGTCGAGCGCATTAAATCCATTGAAAATCTGGATAATTTACATACCCGGGTCGTTGATCTGAATAACCTCACGTTTGATGGGCAATACGATTTTATTCTTTCGACTGTGGTGCTGATGTTCCTTGAGGCTAAAACCATCCCTGGGCTGATTGCCAATATGCAACGTTGCACTAAACCTGGCGGTTACAACCTGATTGTGGCGGCGATGGATACCGCTGATTATCCATGTACCGTCGGCTTCCCGTTTGCCTTCAAAGAGGGAGAATTACGTCGATATTACGAAGGCTGGGAGATGGTGAAATACAATGAAGACGTCGGCGAGCTGCACCGCACCGACGCCAACGGTGATCGGATTAAACTGCGTTTCGCCACGATGCTGGCACGTAAAAAATGA
- the ydcO gene encoding BenE family transporter YdcO: protein MRLFSIPPPTLLAGFLAVLIGYASSAAIIWQAAIVAGATTAQISGWMTALGLAMGVSTLALTLWYRVPVLTAWSTPGAALLVTGLQGLTLNQAIGVFIVTNALIVLCGMTGLFARLMRIIPHSLAAAMLAGILLRFGLQAFASLDGQFTLCGSMLLVWLATRAVAPRYAVIAAMIIGIVIVIAQGDIVTNDVVFKPVLPAYIAPEFSFAHSLSVALPLFLVTMASQNAPGIAAMKAAGYSAPVSPLIVFTGLLALVFSPFGVYSVGIAAITAAICQSPEAHPDKDQRWLAAAVAGIFYLLAGLFGSAITGMMAALPVSWIQMLAGLALLSTIGGSLYQALHNERERDAAVVAFLVTASGLTLVGIGSAFWGLIAGGVCYVVLNLIADRNR, encoded by the coding sequence ATGCGTCTGTTTTCTATTCCTCCACCCACGCTACTGGCGGGGTTTCTGGCGGTATTAATTGGCTACGCCAGTTCAGCGGCAATAATCTGGCAAGCAGCGATTGTCGCCGGAGCCACCACTGCACAAATCTCTGGCTGGATGACGGCGCTGGGATTGGCAATGGGCGTCAGTACGCTGGCTCTGACATTGTGGTACCGTGTGCCTGTTCTCACTGCATGGTCAACGCCGGGCGCAGCTTTGCTGGTTACCGGATTGCAGGGACTGACACTTAACCAAGCCATCGGTGTTTTTATTGTCACCAACGCGTTAATAGTCCTCTGTGGTATGACGGGATTATTCGCCCGTCTGATGCGTATTATTCCGCACTCGCTGGCAGCGGCGATGCTGGCCGGAATTTTGTTACGCTTTGGTTTACAGGCGTTTGCAAGTCTGGATGGTCAGTTTACGTTATGTGGCAGTATGTTGCTGGTATGGCTGGCAACAAGGGCCGTTGCGCCGCGCTATGCGGTAATTGCCGCGATGATTATTGGGATCGTGATCGTTATCGCGCAAGGTGACATTGTCACAAATGATGTTGTCTTTAAACCCGTTCTCCCCGCTTATATTGCCCCTGAATTTTCGTTTGCTCACAGTCTGAGCGTTGCGCTCCCCCTTTTTCTGGTGACGATGGCATCGCAAAACGCACCGGGTATTGCGGCAATGAAAGCGGCCGGGTATTCGGCTCCTGTTTCGCCGTTGATTGTATTTACTGGATTGCTGGCGCTGGTATTTTCCCCTTTCGGGGTTTATTCCGTCGGTATTGCTGCAATCACCGCAGCTATTTGTCAAAGCCCGGAAGCGCATCCGGATAAAGATCAACGTTGGCTGGCAGCTGCCGTTGCAGGCATTTTTTATTTGCTCGCAGGTCTTTTTGGTAGTGCTATTACCGGGATGATGGCTGCCCTGCCCGTAAGTTGGATCCAGATGCTGGCAGGTCTGGCGCTGTTAAGTACCATTGGCGGCAGTTTGTATCAGGCGCTGCATAATGAGCGTGAGCGAGACGCGGCGGTGGTGGCATTTCTGGTAACGGCAAGTGGATTGACGCTGGTCGGGATTGGTTCTGCGTTCTGGGGATTAATTGCCGGAGGCGTTTGTTACGTGGTGTTGAATTTAATCGCTGACAGAAACCGATAA
- the opgD gene encoding glucan biosynthesis protein OpgD codes for MDRRRFIKGSMAMAAVCGTSGIASLFSQAAFAADSDIADGQTQRFDFSILQSMAHDLAQTAWRGAPRPLPDTLATMTPQAYNSIQYDAEKSLWHNVENRQLDAQFFHMGMGFRRRVRMFSVDPATHLAREIHFRPELFKYNDAGVDTKQLEGQSDLGFAGFRVFKAPELARRDVVSFLGASYFRAVDDTYQYGLSARGLAIDTYTDSKEEFPDFTAFWFDTVKPGATTFTVYALLDSASITGAYKFTIHCEKSQVIMDVENHLYARKDIKQLGIAPMTSMFSCGTNERRMCDTIHPQIHDSDRLSMWRGNGEWICRPLNNPQKLQFNAYTDNNPKGFGLLQLDRDFSHYQDIMGWYNKRPSLWVEPRNKWGKGTIGLMEIPTTGETLDNIVCFWQPEKAVKAGDEFAFQYRLYWSAQPPVHCPLARVMATRTGMGGFPEGWAPGEHYPEKWARRFAVDFVGGDLKAAAPKGIEPVITLSSGEAKQIEILYIEPIDGYRIQFDWYPTSDSTDPVDMRMYLRCQGDAISETWLYQYFPPAPDKRQYVDDRVMS; via the coding sequence ATGGATCGTAGACGATTTATTAAAGGTTCAATGGCTATGGCCGCCGTGTGCGGTACCAGCGGCATTGCTTCTCTTTTTTCTCAGGCGGCATTCGCGGCAGATTCTGATATTGCCGACGGGCAAACCCAGCGTTTTGACTTCTCCATTCTACAGTCAATGGCGCACGACTTAGCGCAAACCGCGTGGCGTGGTGCGCCGCGTCCGTTACCTGACACTCTGGCGACAATGACGCCGCAGGCTTATAACAGTATTCAATACGACGCCGAAAAATCGCTCTGGCATAACGTTGAGAACCGTCAACTGGACGCTCAGTTCTTCCATATGGGAATGGGATTCCGTCGCCGCGTTCGTATGTTTTCTGTTGATCCCGCAACACATCTGGCGCGTGAAATTCACTTTCGCCCGGAGTTGTTCAAATACAACGATGCGGGTGTTGATACCAAACAATTAGAAGGGCAAAGCGATCTCGGTTTTGCCGGTTTTCGCGTGTTTAAAGCCCCCGAACTGGCGCGCCGTGATGTCGTATCATTCCTCGGTGCGAGTTATTTCCGCGCGGTTGATGATACATATCAATACGGTTTGTCGGCTCGCGGCCTGGCGATCGACACTTACACCGACAGTAAAGAAGAGTTCCCCGACTTTACCGCCTTCTGGTTTGATACGGTAAAACCGGGGGCAACCACCTTTACCGTTTATGCGTTGCTCGATAGCGCCAGCATTACTGGTGCCTATAAGTTCACTATCCATTGTGAGAAAAGTCAGGTGATTATGGATGTGGAAAATCACCTGTATGCGCGCAAAGACATTAAACAGCTGGGCATTGCGCCGATGACCAGCATGTTCAGCTGCGGCACTAATGAACGTCGGATGTGCGACACCATTCATCCGCAAATCCATGACTCTGATCGTCTGTCCATGTGGCGGGGCAACGGCGAGTGGATTTGCCGTCCGCTGAATAATCCGCAAAAATTGCAGTTCAATGCTTACACCGACAACAATCCGAAAGGGTTTGGTTTATTGCAACTGGATCGTGATTTCTCTCATTATCAGGACATTATGGGCTGGTATAACAAACGCCCAAGTCTGTGGGTGGAACCGCGTAACAAGTGGGGTAAGGGCACCATCGGCCTGATGGAAATCCCAACAACGGGCGAAACGCTGGATAACATTGTCTGCTTCTGGCAGCCAGAAAAAGCTGTAAAAGCGGGTGATGAGTTTGCATTCCAGTATCGTCTGTACTGGAGTGCGCAACCGCCTGTTCATTGCCCATTAGCGCGCGTTATGGCAACGCGTACCGGCATGGGCGGTTTCCCGGAAGGTTGGGCGCCTGGTGAACACTATCCCGAAAAATGGGCGCGTCGTTTTGCCGTCGATTTCGTTGGTGGTGATCTGAAAGCTGCCGCACCAAAAGGCATTGAGCCGGTGATTACGCTTTCCAGTGGGGAAGCGAAGCAAATCGAAATTCTCTATATTGAACCCATTGATGGTTATCGTATTCAGTTTGACTGGTATCCGACTTCGGACTCCACTGATCCGGTCGATATGCGGATGTATCTGCGTTGTCAGGGCGACGCTATCAGTGAAACATGGCTGTATCAGTATTTCCCGCCAGCGCCGGATAAACGTCAGTATGTTGACGACCGCGTGATGAGTTAA